The following proteins come from a genomic window of Flavobacteriaceae bacterium MAR_2010_188:
- a CDS encoding Flagellum-specific peptidoglycan hydrolase FlgJ — MIRKLLILLFISSIVFSCKSKKGVVTKRDRSRHKTERVVKAEPKKTEEELIVEEVAEDVDMSVRKFKNATEQYIYDYKDIAIREMQKYKIPASITLAQGILESGSGKGRLAVEANNHFGIKCHDWTGKKIYHDDDASQECFRKYEHAMSSYEDHSEFLTGRKRYAKLFQLRDGDYKGWAKELREAGYATDRKYPEKLITLIERYELYRYDAKVLNDENLSYLDDKQEIAEVEAIEPLTYRVRKGDTLYSLSRRYNTSVEELKNLNRLSGTNLSVGQVLIIKSN; from the coding sequence ATGATTAGAAAACTATTGATATTACTCTTTATAAGCAGCATCGTTTTTAGTTGTAAATCGAAAAAAGGCGTAGTTACCAAAAGAGATCGTAGCCGACATAAGACAGAACGGGTTGTAAAGGCCGAACCTAAAAAAACAGAAGAAGAACTTATTGTTGAAGAGGTTGCAGAAGACGTAGATATGTCGGTTCGCAAGTTTAAAAATGCTACCGAACAGTACATCTACGATTATAAAGATATTGCCATAAGGGAAATGCAGAAATATAAAATCCCGGCCAGTATCACATTAGCGCAAGGAATTTTGGAATCAGGCTCGGGGAAAGGGAGACTCGCGGTAGAGGCTAACAATCATTTTGGGATTAAATGTCACGATTGGACGGGTAAGAAAATCTATCATGATGACGATGCTTCCCAAGAATGTTTCAGGAAATATGAGCATGCAATGTCTTCTTACGAGGATCACTCAGAATTTTTGACCGGAAGAAAAAGGTATGCAAAATTATTTCAGCTTAGAGATGGTGATTATAAAGGTTGGGCGAAGGAATTGCGAGAAGCTGGGTATGCTACAGATAGAAAATATCCTGAAAAACTCATAACCTTGATTGAGAGATACGAGCTTTATAGGTATGATGCGAAAGTGCTAAATGATGAAAACCTTTCTTATTTAGACGATAAACAAGAAATTGCTGAAGTAGAAGCCATCGAGCCTCTTACTTACAGAGTGAGAAAGGGAGATACTCTCTATTCACTTTCTCGTCGTTACAATACTTCAGTTGAAGAATTAAAAAATTTAAATCGATTATCGGGCACAAACCTTTCGGTAGGACAAGTGCTCATCATAAAATCAAATTAA